In Streptomyces sp. NBC_00483, a single window of DNA contains:
- a CDS encoding protein phosphatase 2C domain-containing protein — MSVCPSCEEPLEEADRFCGACGYDLSSTGRPPRSGAQDAGRDAAEEPAAASVEEPASVEEPASVEWPAAPDLDSSDLPAPVHLPTDLRGTDSGGSELPAAVRIDGPPSEEEFRIAAPDPRTATPEELGAATPPAGTKLCVACRAGHVDPDGYCENCGHAQPRERDHMEQELGAVAAVSDRGLRHHRNEDSFVISSAALPDGSAAVLAVVCDGVSSATRPDDASLAASRAATEALHEALPRGTHPQQAMHEAIVVAAEAVNALADEPETAREHKPHQNAPACTFVASVVTKELLIVGWIGDSRAYWVPDDREAPAARLTEDDSWAAQMVAAGLMSEAEAYADERAHAITGWLGADAYELEPHTASFKPDRPGVVVVCTDGLWNYAESVDEMARVLPTDAASNPLHSAQVLVGHALDGGGHDNVTVAVLPFPVPQSGAGSA; from the coding sequence ATGTCAGTGTGTCCCAGCTGCGAGGAGCCTCTGGAGGAGGCCGATCGCTTCTGCGGGGCATGCGGATACGACCTTTCCTCGACCGGGCGTCCGCCGCGGTCGGGCGCGCAGGACGCCGGGCGCGATGCCGCCGAAGAGCCCGCTGCCGCCTCCGTCGAGGAGCCCGCTTCCGTCGAGGAGCCGGCCTCCGTCGAGTGGCCTGCCGCCCCCGACCTGGACAGTTCGGACCTGCCCGCCCCGGTGCACCTGCCGACCGATCTGCGGGGCACTGACTCGGGCGGCTCCGAACTGCCCGCCGCCGTACGCATCGACGGTCCGCCGTCCGAGGAGGAGTTCAGGATCGCCGCACCCGACCCGCGCACCGCGACGCCCGAGGAGCTCGGCGCCGCCACACCGCCGGCCGGCACCAAGCTGTGCGTGGCCTGCCGCGCCGGGCACGTCGACCCGGACGGCTACTGCGAGAACTGCGGGCACGCCCAGCCGCGCGAACGCGACCACATGGAGCAGGAGTTGGGCGCGGTCGCCGCGGTCAGCGACCGCGGCCTGCGCCACCACCGCAACGAGGACTCCTTCGTGATCTCCTCGGCCGCGCTGCCCGACGGCTCCGCGGCCGTCCTCGCCGTGGTCTGCGACGGGGTGTCCTCGGCGACCCGGCCCGACGACGCGTCGCTCGCCGCGTCCCGCGCCGCCACCGAGGCCCTGCACGAGGCGCTGCCGCGCGGCACCCACCCGCAGCAGGCCATGCACGAGGCGATCGTCGTGGCCGCCGAGGCGGTCAACGCCCTTGCGGACGAGCCCGAGACGGCCCGCGAGCACAAGCCGCACCAGAACGCGCCGGCGTGCACCTTCGTCGCCTCGGTCGTCACCAAGGAGCTGCTCATCGTCGGCTGGATCGGCGACTCGCGCGCCTACTGGGTGCCCGACGACCGCGAGGCACCGGCGGCCCGGCTCACCGAGGACGACTCGTGGGCCGCGCAGATGGTCGCGGCGGGCCTGATGAGCGAGGCGGAGGCGTACGCGGACGAGCGGGCGCACGCCATCACGGGCTGGCTCGGCGCGGACGCGTACGAACTGGAGCCGCACACCGCGTCGTTCAAGCCGGACCGCCCCGGAGTGGTCGTGGTCTGCACCGACGGGTTGTGGAACTACGCGGAGTCCGTCGACGAGATGGCCCGCGTGCTGCCCACGGACGCCGCCAGCAATCCGCTGCACAGCGCCCAGGTCCTGGTCGGCCACGCCCTCGACGGCGGGGGCCACGACAACGTAACAGTGGCGGTGCTGCCGTTCCCTGTGCCGCAGTCGGGGGCAGGATCGGCGTAG